A section of the Paenibacillus yonginensis genome encodes:
- a CDS encoding TetR/AcrR family transcriptional regulator → MRGLNAGNKNKKKLSKGPEALSSKGVAQVEDEYKKRILNVVKDMLHKGTFEEATMSQIAKLADIGQGSLYRRYANKGEISSELLRRSSEALLARLEEGPSKEELARSKGEQGPVDSIDSRDSVDLVDPLADYPSVYRLKWTLENIVNFIDEQTELLYVIKAEFMGKHQLTQFEHPFFERLNVLITALLTEAAGRGEMKTVSPSLAANAIIAVVSPDVYMYQRKHYATTKEEFCEGVFSLFKSGLIE, encoded by the coding sequence ATGAGAGGGCTTAATGCCGGTAACAAAAATAAGAAGAAATTATCCAAAGGTCCGGAAGCCTTGTCTTCCAAAGGAGTTGCCCAGGTTGAAGATGAATACAAGAAACGGATTCTGAATGTCGTTAAAGACATGCTGCATAAAGGAACCTTCGAGGAGGCAACCATGTCGCAAATCGCCAAGCTGGCGGATATTGGACAAGGCTCTTTATACCGGCGATATGCCAACAAAGGAGAGATCAGCTCGGAGCTGCTCCGCAGAAGCAGCGAAGCGCTGCTGGCCCGGCTGGAGGAGGGGCCGTCCAAGGAGGAGCTGGCCAGGTCGAAAGGCGAACAGGGTCCCGTGGACTCGATAGATTCCAGAGATTCCGTAGATTTGGTCGATCCGCTTGCAGATTATCCCAGTGTTTATCGTTTGAAATGGACGCTGGAGAACATCGTCAATTTCATTGATGAGCAGACGGAGCTTCTGTACGTCATCAAAGCGGAATTTATGGGCAAACATCAATTAACCCAGTTTGAGCATCCTTTTTTTGAGAGGCTGAATGTCTTGATTACGGCTTTATTAACAGAGGCTGCCGGGCGCGGGGAGATGAAGACGGTAAGTCCCTCCTTAGCGGCCAATGCGATCATCGCGGTTGTCAGTCCGGACGTCTATATGTATCAACGCAAACATTATGCCACAACGAAAGAGGAGTTCTGCGAAGGCGTGTTCAGCCTGTTTAAATCGGGTTTAATTGAATAG
- a CDS encoding MFS transporter gives MELRIFRSVDFSVGIVVQWVAQFALYGALFLLPQFLQQARGFEAFDTGLILLPQAIASGLMMPIAGFLFDRIGVRWLVVIGLSLVSGALFQYSQVDLTTEGKDLILPLIMCGAGVGMMSMPMNTHLLNKAPQKLVGRVTSLTNAMQQVVNSMAVAALVTILTSNTTKHVNEMKAAAGQAGAAANAASASPEALKQAAAGAMTLGFDDTFKLMAFVAIGGAVLGFILRRGRKDAAESSSAASVQISNSD, from the coding sequence ATGGAGCTGCGCATCTTCCGTTCAGTCGATTTCAGCGTAGGCATTGTCGTGCAGTGGGTCGCCCAGTTTGCGCTTTACGGAGCCTTGTTCCTGCTGCCGCAGTTTCTGCAGCAGGCCCGCGGCTTTGAAGCGTTTGACACCGGTTTGATCCTGCTGCCGCAGGCGATTGCTTCCGGTTTGATGATGCCGATTGCCGGCTTTCTGTTTGACCGGATTGGCGTCCGCTGGCTGGTTGTCATCGGATTAAGTTTAGTCTCGGGGGCTTTGTTTCAGTATTCGCAGGTCGATTTGACCACCGAAGGCAAAGACCTGATCCTGCCGCTGATTATGTGCGGCGCAGGCGTTGGCATGATGTCGATGCCGATGAATACACATCTGCTGAACAAAGCGCCGCAAAAGCTCGTTGGAAGGGTCACCTCGCTCACCAACGCTATGCAGCAGGTGGTCAATTCCATGGCCGTAGCTGCTTTGGTCACTATTTTGACCTCCAACACCACCAAACATGTCAATGAAATGAAAGCAGCTGCCGGGCAGGCCGGAGCTGCCGCCAATGCCGCCTCTGCTTCTCCCGAAGCGCTCAAGCAGGCTGCTGCCGGCGCTATGACGCTGGGCTTTGACGATACCTTTAAGCTGATGGCTTTCGTCGCCATCGGCGGAGCGGTTCTAGGCTTTATTCTTCGCCGCGGACGCAAGGACGCAGCCGAGTCCAGCTCCGCTGCCAGCGTTCAAATTTCAAATTCAGACTGA
- a CDS encoding MFS transporter, with amino-acid sequence MNRSGNKGWGLWLNDNFRKLWLGQTISMMGSQVTFVALPLIAVTLLKANPMQMGLLTAASTAPYFLVGLLAGVWVDRLQRLPILKNANLMNALLLSLIPLLHAVDWLTIESLYILAFMTAACSLVFQFAYQSFLPSIVSREELTEGNSKLEGTRAAAQFAGPTTAGGLIQALTAPFAIWVDVATYLVSIWIFRRIKIAEKLPAVPGRGLLSSIKSGFVFLFSNPFLRTIAYSTALLNFSRCSFDAVYMLFLVQKLSLQAGSIGLIYGVGSFGAVLGAMLAGRLAAKTGIGLAIAGSSLLIGTGYLLVSAAAGNLLLILLLLMLAQMCSSMGNTVYYINQVSLRQAVTPNDKMGRVNSAQTFISRGAIPLGALLGGALGTWIGLRGTLVVAGCLSLMTVFLLLASPVRQIQRTSDLEPPEVSRIA; translated from the coding sequence ATGAACCGATCTGGGAACAAAGGTTGGGGGTTATGGCTCAATGATAACTTCCGGAAGCTTTGGCTGGGACAAACGATCTCGATGATGGGCTCGCAGGTGACGTTTGTGGCTTTGCCATTAATTGCAGTAACACTTCTTAAGGCGAACCCCATGCAGATGGGGCTGCTGACTGCAGCTTCAACCGCACCGTATTTTCTCGTCGGCTTGTTGGCCGGAGTTTGGGTGGATCGGCTTCAGCGCCTGCCGATTTTGAAGAATGCAAACCTGATGAACGCTCTTCTGCTTAGTTTGATTCCCCTGCTTCATGCTGTGGACTGGCTTACGATAGAATCCCTTTATATTCTTGCTTTCATGACGGCAGCTTGCTCTCTGGTGTTTCAATTTGCTTACCAGTCTTTTCTGCCCTCGATTGTAAGCCGGGAAGAGCTCACCGAAGGCAACAGCAAGCTGGAAGGAACACGGGCGGCGGCGCAGTTCGCCGGACCAACGACGGCTGGCGGCCTTATTCAGGCCTTGACAGCTCCGTTTGCCATCTGGGTTGATGTAGCGACTTATTTGGTATCCATCTGGATCTTCAGACGAATCAAAATCGCAGAGAAGCTGCCGGCTGTTCCCGGCAGAGGCCTCTTGAGCTCCATCAAAAGCGGATTTGTATTCCTGTTCTCGAATCCTTTCCTTAGAACCATTGCTTATTCCACGGCGCTGCTTAATTTCTCCCGCTGTTCCTTTGATGCGGTGTATATGCTGTTTCTGGTGCAGAAGTTGTCCTTGCAAGCGGGTTCCATAGGCTTGATCTACGGGGTCGGCAGCTTCGGGGCCGTGCTGGGCGCTATGCTGGCAGGCCGTCTGGCGGCGAAGACAGGGATCGGCTTAGCGATTGCAGGCTCTTCGCTGCTTATCGGCACGGGTTATTTGCTGGTATCTGCGGCTGCTGGGAATCTGCTGCTCATTCTCCTGCTGCTCATGCTGGCCCAAATGTGCTCCTCTATGGGAAATACCGTGTATTATATTAATCAAGTCAGTTTGAGGCAGGCCGTCACGCCTAATGACAAGATGGGACGGGTTAATTCCGCCCAAACCTTTATTAGCCGGGGAGCGATTCCGCTGGGGGCTTTGCTCGGCGGGGCCCTTGGCACCTGGATCGGCTTACGGGGAACGCTTGTGGTGGCAGGATGCTTGTCGTTGATGACCGTATTTCTCCTGCTTGCTTCGCCCGTGCGGCAGATTCAGCGAACGAGCGATCTCGAGCCGCCAGAGGTCAGCCGGATTGCCTGA
- a CDS encoding ABC transporter permease codes for MMFFQSFKMAWKGIAGSKIRSFLTMLGIIIGVSSVIALVSVGKGTTSQITSQLEGLGTDLLTVNIMGRGNTTYLTYDEAEALGDLNGVKHVSPVISGSMTAKHGTENTSVSVEGITPAYEEVQDFHVQAGRYILDIDNGYRMKVALIGTDTASTLFGTEDPLGQTVLLNGSPFKIVGLLESKGTSLTSSNNDKILIPIKTAERVMQSKGVRSITIQAESAEQVEGVKTRIEAALDKKFENADNSYTVFNSQDAIDTLNSTTQTLSIALGGIAGISLFVGGIGIMNIMLVSVSERTREIGIRKAIGAKKRNILLQFMIESTMLSGLGGLIGVGLGYGASALVGHYTSMNTSVSLGIVILSFGFSLVIGIVFGVIPANKAAKLRPIYALRTD; via the coding sequence ATGATGTTTTTTCAAAGCTTTAAAATGGCCTGGAAAGGCATAGCCGGAAGCAAAATCAGATCGTTTCTGACGATGCTCGGGATCATTATCGGCGTATCATCAGTCATTGCGCTCGTATCCGTCGGGAAAGGCACAACTTCGCAAATTACGTCCCAGCTTGAAGGGCTGGGGACAGATCTCCTGACGGTAAACATTATGGGACGGGGCAACACGACTTATTTGACCTATGATGAAGCCGAGGCTTTAGGAGATTTGAATGGAGTCAAACATGTATCCCCGGTGATCAGCGGTTCGATGACAGCCAAACACGGCACTGAAAATACCTCGGTATCTGTAGAAGGCATAACGCCCGCTTACGAGGAGGTCCAGGATTTCCATGTCCAGGCCGGCCGTTATATTCTGGATATTGACAACGGCTACCGGATGAAGGTGGCGCTGATCGGAACGGATACGGCGAGCACTTTATTCGGTACGGAGGACCCTCTTGGACAAACGGTATTGCTCAACGGTTCGCCTTTTAAAATTGTCGGATTGCTGGAGTCCAAAGGCACAAGCCTGACATCCTCCAACAACGATAAAATTCTGATTCCGATCAAGACGGCTGAACGGGTTATGCAAAGCAAAGGGGTACGTTCCATTACGATTCAGGCGGAAAGCGCGGAGCAGGTGGAAGGTGTGAAGACGCGGATTGAAGCCGCACTCGACAAGAAGTTTGAAAATGCGGACAACTCTTATACAGTCTTTAATTCGCAGGACGCCATAGACACACTCAATTCCACGACCCAAACCTTGTCCATCGCCCTAGGCGGCATTGCCGGCATTTCCTTGTTTGTGGGCGGAATTGGCATCATGAACATCATGTTAGTATCGGTGAGCGAACGAACGAGGGAAATTGGAATCCGCAAGGCGATCGGAGCGAAGAAACGGAATATTTTGCTGCAGTTTATGATCGAATCTACCATGCTGAGTGGACTGGGCGGTCTGATCGGGGTTGGCCTGGGTTATGGGGCAAGCGCGCTGGTCGGCCACTATACTTCAATGAACACTTCCGTATCCTTGGGTATTGTCATCCTTTCCTTTGGATTTTCTTTGGTGATCGGAATTGTATTTGGTGTTATACCGGCGAATAAAGCGGCCAAATTGAGGCCGATCTACGCACTGCGGACGGATTGA
- a CDS encoding ABC transporter ATP-binding protein: MNLILPEEKKHPLIEVTGLGHSYVMADQKMTVLNNLHFKIEYGEFVAIIGPSGSGKSTLMNMLGCLDIAKEGTYLLDGQDVKKLSDNRLAKIRNEKIGFIFQQFNLLPKLSALENVELPLVYRGMPHRERRKNAEESLARVGLGDRMHHRPSELSGGQQQRVAIARAIAGNPPVLLADEPTGALDSKTGVDVMNKMKELNAQGHTIILITHDLSIAERAKRVIRIQDGRIVEDRGNPA, encoded by the coding sequence ATGAATCTCATTTTGCCTGAAGAGAAAAAACATCCGCTGATCGAAGTGACCGGCCTGGGACACAGCTACGTGATGGCTGACCAAAAGATGACGGTGCTTAACAACCTTCATTTCAAAATCGAATACGGGGAATTTGTAGCCATCATTGGGCCTTCAGGTTCTGGCAAATCAACCCTTATGAATATGCTTGGATGCCTGGACATCGCCAAAGAGGGGACTTATCTGCTGGACGGTCAAGATGTAAAGAAACTGTCCGACAACCGGTTAGCCAAAATCCGTAATGAAAAAATAGGTTTTATTTTTCAGCAGTTCAACCTTCTGCCCAAACTTTCCGCGCTCGAAAACGTAGAGCTCCCGCTGGTATACCGCGGTATGCCGCACAGGGAGCGGAGGAAAAACGCCGAAGAGTCGCTTGCCAGGGTAGGACTTGGCGACCGGATGCATCACCGCCCGTCTGAACTATCCGGCGGCCAGCAGCAGCGGGTGGCGATTGCCAGAGCTATTGCCGGCAATCCGCCCGTTCTGCTGGCAGATGAACCGACCGGGGCCCTGGACAGCAAAACGGGCGTCGATGTTATGAACAAAATGAAAGAGCTGAATGCCCAGGGGCATACCATCATCCTGATCACGCATGACTTGTCCATTGCTGAGCGGGCGAAGCGGGTTATCCGGATTCAGGATGGCCGGATCGTTGAAGATCGGGGGAATCCGGCATGA
- a CDS encoding efflux RND transporter periplasmic adaptor subunit, which translates to MKKKVWIWTGVAVVVLACAVFVFLQFYPGKQVQVQAAPQSTTTVKKGDITVSVSGSGSVIATGQESVRPKDEGKVDKVLVKAGDVVKKGQQLLTYEADDISEQVKQAESNIKLQQSDLEDLQEQFKEKVQSGATDDELNEVKKSIEKQELDISSAQDDLAKMQEDAAAPDPLVAPIDGTITTVGITDGEQAKGGTELFVITDYQKLSVKVSVDELDIPKVKAGMAAKVTLDALPDQTFDGEVSEIANEGTSSNGVSLFDVTIALKNADEARVGMSAEASIIIEEKKDVLTLPIEAVQQRGDNYMVILPTGTTEAASGTESSTSAEEGGFPPSAVGSDGSDRNGGESGQRGAAQASGSGQAQSGQTAGDQQTESPNGGAARTGRTSGTAGGSRISERSGTAANRGQMKQIEVGIHDESTIEIVSGLNEGDEVVVPTVKASSSAAAEIQGNRSGGFGGAGGFGGIGGGGLTGGGFGGGTGGGAGRTGGGGFGGGGGR; encoded by the coding sequence ATGAAAAAAAAGGTATGGATTTGGACAGGGGTTGCTGTTGTGGTGCTGGCATGCGCCGTTTTTGTGTTTCTGCAGTTTTATCCGGGGAAACAAGTTCAGGTACAAGCTGCACCGCAGAGCACGACCACCGTTAAGAAAGGGGATATTACGGTCAGCGTTTCGGGCTCAGGTTCCGTCATAGCCACGGGGCAGGAAAGCGTGCGTCCGAAAGACGAGGGCAAGGTGGACAAGGTGTTGGTCAAGGCCGGCGACGTAGTCAAAAAAGGCCAGCAGCTGTTGACCTACGAGGCAGACGATATTTCCGAGCAGGTCAAGCAGGCCGAATCCAACATCAAGCTGCAGCAATCGGATTTGGAGGATCTGCAGGAACAGTTTAAAGAAAAAGTCCAATCCGGGGCGACCGACGACGAATTAAATGAAGTGAAAAAGTCGATCGAAAAGCAGGAGCTGGATATCAGCAGCGCCCAAGATGATTTGGCGAAAATGCAGGAGGATGCGGCTGCGCCCGATCCGCTGGTGGCGCCGATTGACGGAACGATTACGACGGTTGGCATTACCGATGGGGAGCAGGCCAAAGGCGGCACGGAGCTGTTTGTCATTACGGACTATCAGAAGCTCAGCGTCAAGGTCAGTGTCGATGAGCTGGATATTCCTAAGGTCAAAGCCGGCATGGCGGCTAAGGTTACTCTTGATGCATTGCCCGATCAGACTTTTGATGGCGAGGTAAGCGAAATAGCGAATGAAGGCACCTCTTCCAACGGAGTTTCCTTATTCGACGTTACGATTGCCTTGAAAAATGCGGATGAAGCCCGCGTAGGCATGTCGGCCGAGGCTTCCATTATTATTGAGGAGAAAAAGGACGTGCTTACGCTTCCGATCGAAGCCGTTCAGCAAAGAGGAGACAATTATATGGTCATCCTTCCAACGGGGACAACGGAAGCTGCTTCGGGCACCGAAAGCAGTACGAGCGCAGAAGAAGGCGGGTTCCCTCCAAGCGCCGTAGGATCAGACGGCAGTGATCGGAACGGCGGCGAAAGCGGCCAGAGGGGCGCAGCACAAGCCAGCGGATCCGGACAAGCGCAGAGCGGTCAAACCGCCGGCGATCAGCAGACGGAAAGCCCGAACGGCGGAGCCGCCAGAACGGGAAGGACCTCTGGAACGGCTGGAGGCAGCAGAATCTCCGAGCGCTCTGGTACGGCAGCAAACCGAGGCCAAATGAAACAAATCGAAGTCGGTATCCATGATGAAAGCACGATCGAAATCGTCAGCGGTTTGAATGAAGGCGATGAAGTGGTGGTACCTACGGTTAAAGCCTCGTCTTCGGCAGCAGCAGAAATACAGGGCAATAGGAGTGGTGGTTTCGGAGGCGCTGGCGGCTTCGGCGGTATTGGCGGCGGAGGTTTAACCGGAGGTGGCTTTGGTGGCGGCACTGGCGGGGGAGCCGGCCGTACCGGAGGAGGCGGCTTCGGCGGCGGAGGTGGCCGCTAA
- a CDS encoding phosphatase PAP2 family protein: MIKWASLRLKEQQRWLPLALMLVFPLLGYLYHFVDHPTKHVYSLVTDFDRATPFIKYFSVPYGIWIFYIYACLVYFFFRDRKAYYQSIVLYTVCALTCYAIYSVFQTTVPRPVVSGSDVFSRLVTFIYDRDQPFNCFPSIHCFSSYMVLRMMFTSPARGLMNRLLIGGMSITIICSTLFMKQHVILDALSAFALVEFYRLILFKLPARHAEQAALRRRQMEA, from the coding sequence ATGATTAAATGGGCATCACTTCGTTTGAAAGAGCAGCAGCGCTGGCTGCCGCTGGCTCTAATGCTTGTTTTTCCGCTGCTGGGATATTTGTATCATTTTGTGGATCATCCCACAAAACATGTGTATTCTCTGGTTACTGATTTTGACCGTGCGACACCGTTTATCAAATATTTTTCGGTACCCTACGGGATCTGGATTTTTTACATTTATGCTTGTCTGGTCTATTTCTTTTTCAGGGATAGAAAGGCCTACTACCAGTCTATCGTGCTTTATACAGTTTGCGCGCTGACCTGCTACGCGATTTACAGCGTGTTCCAGACGACGGTTCCCCGGCCGGTTGTGAGCGGGAGCGACGTTTTTTCCCGCCTGGTCACTTTTATTTACGACCGGGATCAGCCGTTTAACTGTTTTCCGAGTATTCATTGTTTTTCAAGTTATATGGTTCTGCGGATGATGTTTACCAGTCCTGCGCGCGGCCTGATGAACAGGCTCCTGATCGGGGGAATGTCGATCACCATTATTTGTTCGACCCTGTTTATGAAGCAGCATGTCATCTTGGATGCCCTCTCGGCTTTTGCCCTGGTTGAGTTTTATCGTTTGATTCTCTTCAAGCTTCCGGCCCGTCATGCCGAGCAGGCGGCCTTACGCCGCCGGCAGATGGAGGCATGA
- the asnB gene encoding asparagine synthase (glutamine-hydrolyzing), which translates to MCGITGFIEWGRDLTQDSELLVNMTETLFRRGPDGHGTWISNPCAFGHRRLSVMDPENGAQPMTFQDEDSVFTIVYNGEIYNALELKSELQQRGHHFRTTCDTEVLLHSYAEWGPGCVDRLNGIFAFAVWDSVKQHVFFARDRLGVKPLFYSEQDGLLVFGSEPKAILKHPGVEASVDAEGLAEIFAIGPARTPGHGVYKELKELRPGHAMIYSQSGLRIYPYWQLQSVAHGDNVEQTAEKLRALLTDTVERQLISDVPLCTLLSGGLDSSALTALAVNYYKQTGQGQVHTFSVDYVGNDKHFKEHVFQPGADGPWIKRMVDELQTEHHYVLIDTDSLVEALDDATRTRDMPGMVDVDSSLLLFCHEIKKEATVALSGEAADEIFGGYPWFHRPELRDSGTFPWSVSSAFRAGLLSPELREHIQPLDYVERRYQEALAEVPALEGEDDNDAKMRVLSYLNITRFMPTLLDRKDRMSMGAGLEVRVPYCDHRLVEYVFNIPWHIKMTGDREKGILRKALEGLLPDDVLYRKKSPYPKTHNPAYLDAVRNQMLAVLDDPSSPILPLVDSKKLREIAATTDPTSHLPWFSQLMSGPQLFAYITQVNRWLKDYNVSIR; encoded by the coding sequence ATGTGTGGAATTACAGGATTTATTGAATGGGGCCGGGACCTGACGCAGGATTCCGAGCTTCTGGTGAATATGACCGAAACCCTGTTCAGACGGGGACCCGACGGCCATGGAACTTGGATTTCCAATCCCTGCGCCTTTGGACACCGCCGCCTGAGTGTTATGGACCCTGAGAACGGCGCCCAGCCGATGACTTTCCAGGATGAGGACTCTGTGTTCACAATCGTATACAACGGGGAGATCTATAACGCACTCGAATTAAAAAGCGAACTCCAGCAAAGAGGCCATCATTTCCGTACCACCTGCGATACTGAAGTTCTCCTTCACTCCTATGCCGAATGGGGTCCGGGCTGCGTGGACCGGCTCAACGGCATTTTTGCGTTTGCGGTGTGGGACAGCGTGAAGCAGCATGTTTTTTTCGCAAGAGACCGTCTAGGGGTTAAACCCTTGTTCTACAGTGAACAGGACGGACTGCTGGTCTTCGGCTCGGAGCCGAAAGCGATTCTTAAACACCCGGGAGTCGAAGCGTCTGTGGACGCGGAAGGACTGGCCGAAATTTTTGCGATTGGACCGGCTCGTACACCTGGCCATGGCGTCTACAAAGAGCTAAAAGAGCTGCGCCCGGGGCATGCGATGATTTACAGCCAGTCCGGGCTGCGGATTTATCCTTATTGGCAGCTCCAAAGCGTGGCTCATGGGGACAATGTCGAGCAGACGGCCGAGAAACTCCGCGCCCTGTTGACGGATACGGTTGAGCGTCAATTGATCTCCGATGTGCCCCTGTGCACGCTGCTGTCCGGCGGACTGGATTCCAGCGCCCTTACCGCGCTGGCCGTCAACTACTACAAACAAACCGGCCAAGGTCAGGTCCACACCTTCTCCGTAGACTATGTGGGCAACGACAAACATTTTAAAGAGCATGTTTTCCAGCCGGGAGCGGACGGACCGTGGATTAAACGGATGGTCGACGAGCTGCAAACCGAACATCATTATGTGCTGATTGACACCGATTCACTGGTCGAAGCGCTGGATGATGCCACAAGAACCCGGGATATGCCGGGGATGGTCGATGTGGATTCTTCACTGCTGCTGTTCTGTCATGAAATTAAAAAAGAAGCCACCGTCGCCCTATCCGGCGAAGCGGCGGATGAAATCTTCGGCGGCTACCCTTGGTTCCACCGTCCAGAATTACGCGATTCCGGCACCTTCCCATGGTCCGTATCCAGCGCCTTCCGCGCCGGGCTGCTGTCGCCGGAGCTGAGAGAGCATATTCAGCCGCTGGATTATGTCGAAAGACGTTATCAGGAAGCGCTGGCCGAGGTTCCCGCCCTGGAAGGCGAAGACGACAACGACGCCAAAATGCGTGTGCTCTCCTACCTGAACATCACCCGTTTCATGCCTACCCTGCTGGACCGCAAAGACCGCATGAGCATGGGGGCGGGACTTGAAGTACGTGTACCTTATTGCGACCACCGGCTGGTCGAATATGTGTTCAACATCCCTTGGCATATCAAAATGACCGGCGACCGGGAAAAAGGCATCCTGCGCAAAGCCCTAGAAGGGCTGCTGCCGGACGATGTGCTGTACCGCAAGAAAAGCCCGTATCCTAAAACACATAACCCGGCTTATCTGGATGCCGTGCGGAATCAGATGCTGGCCGTGCTGGATGATCCTTCATCCCCGATCCTCCCGCTGGTCGACAGCAAGAAGCTGCGCGAAATCGCGGCAACTACCGATCCAACCTCACATCTGCCGTGGTTCAGCCAGCTGATGTCCGGTCCGCAGCTGTTCGCCTACATCACGCAGGTAAACCGCTGGCTTAAGGACTACAACGTTTCCATCCGTTAA
- a CDS encoding multidrug efflux MFS transporter, whose protein sequence is MKNAEPERYGWIGAVFLPVMASAYIGLSSRQIPHASVTTRIMQQIGGAFGASLSLLFCRTS, encoded by the coding sequence ATGAAGAACGCAGAACCCGAACGTTACGGCTGGATTGGGGCAGTATTCTTGCCGGTCATGGCTTCCGCTTATATCGGACTCTCTTCGAGGCAAATCCCGCATGCCAGCGTCACCACTCGTATTATGCAGCAAATCGGCGGTGCCTTCGGCGCATCGTTATCGCTATTATTTTGCAGAACGAGCTGA
- a CDS encoding XTP/dITP diphosphatase, whose amino-acid sequence MTETNAIIVSTRNKGKVREFAHALAFLGKPVKSMYDFPDVPEVVEDGTTFAENARKKAKEVGDRLGLPVLADDSGLCVDRLDGRPGVYSARFAGEGASDEMNNEKLLAELAELNLGEDTEQPLLSPARFVCSLAYYDPASGSFVEADGEVDGWITSEPAGSGGFGYDPLFYLPEYEKTMAELSLEEKQAISHRGRALRKLAEMLEKQTQQL is encoded by the coding sequence ATGACGGAGACGAATGCGATTATCGTATCCACGCGGAACAAAGGCAAGGTTCGCGAGTTTGCTCATGCGCTGGCTTTCTTAGGGAAGCCGGTCAAAAGCATGTACGACTTCCCGGACGTGCCCGAAGTTGTGGAAGACGGGACAACGTTTGCGGAAAATGCCCGCAAGAAAGCCAAAGAGGTCGGCGACCGGCTGGGGCTGCCGGTGCTCGCCGACGACTCCGGCCTCTGCGTAGACCGGCTGGACGGAAGACCGGGCGTCTATTCCGCCCGCTTTGCCGGTGAAGGCGCGAGCGACGAAATGAACAACGAGAAATTGCTGGCCGAGCTGGCTGAACTGAACCTGGGCGAAGATACGGAGCAGCCGCTGCTTAGCCCAGCCCGGTTCGTCTGCAGCCTGGCTTATTATGATCCTGCTTCAGGCAGCTTCGTAGAGGCCGACGGCGAGGTGGATGGCTGGATTACGTCCGAGCCGGCCGGGAGCGGCGGTTTTGGCTACGATCCGCTGTTTTACCTGCCGGAATACGAGAAGACGATGGCTGAACTCAGCCTCGAGGAGAAGCAGGCGATCAGCCACCGCGGCCGTGCGCTGCGAAAGCTTGCGGAGATGCTGGAGAAGCAGACTCAGCAGCTGTAG
- the rph gene encoding ribonuclease PH, giving the protein MRLDGRAQDERRAMKLTVNTNKYAEGSVFIEVGDTKVICTATVEERVPPFMKGQGKGWVTAEYSMLPRATHTRNQREASRGKLTGRTMEIQRLIGRALRSVVNLEALGERSVLIDCDVIQADGGTRTSSITGAFVAMTMAIHKLAVKHNLPVFPVTDYLASVSVGVIGEQLLLDLNYEEDSKAKVDMNVVMTGQGKFVEVQGTGEENPFSRDELNGLLALAEKGISEMITQQREALGAIAGQIGGGTQA; this is encoded by the coding sequence ATGAGACTGGACGGCCGCGCTCAGGATGAGCGCAGAGCAATGAAACTTACGGTAAATACGAATAAATATGCGGAAGGCTCCGTCTTCATCGAAGTCGGCGATACAAAGGTTATTTGTACGGCAACGGTAGAAGAACGGGTGCCTCCTTTTATGAAAGGCCAAGGCAAAGGCTGGGTAACCGCCGAATATTCGATGCTGCCGCGTGCGACCCATACCCGTAATCAACGGGAGGCCAGCCGTGGCAAGCTGACGGGGCGTACCATGGAGATTCAGCGTCTGATCGGCAGAGCTTTGCGTTCGGTCGTGAATCTGGAAGCGCTTGGCGAACGTTCGGTGCTGATTGACTGCGATGTGATTCAGGCAGACGGAGGTACGCGGACAAGCTCAATTACCGGGGCTTTTGTAGCAATGACAATGGCGATTCACAAGCTGGCGGTTAAACATAATTTGCCTGTATTCCCGGTTACGGATTATCTGGCTTCCGTCAGCGTTGGCGTGATCGGGGAGCAGCTGCTGCTCGATTTGAATTATGAAGAGGACTCCAAAGCGAAAGTCGATATGAACGTTGTTATGACAGGGCAAGGAAAGTTTGTCGAAGTCCAGGGAACAGGGGAAGAGAATCCATTCTCCCGGGACGAATTAAACGGCCTGCTGGCTCTGGCGGAGAAGGGCATCAGCGAAATGATTACCCAGCAGCGTGAAGCGCTGGGCGCGATAGCAGGCCAAATTGGAGGCGGGACTCAGGCATGA